The following nucleotide sequence is from Flavobacterium sp. N1736.
ACGAACCGGCAACTCCAATCATTCCGGGACCTTCAAGCGTTAGTAACGAAATATGATCGATATGGCTAATTCCTTTTACAACGGTATCTTTTGATGAAACCTGATTAGAAATTAAAGTTCCTTCGGCTTCTGGCTCAAAAGTATTTTTAATTAAAATTGGAATACTTTTTCTTAAAACCGGCTGAATTGTTGGCGGATACAACACTTTTGCTCCAAAATGCGATAATTCCATCGCTTCCTGATAGGAAATTGCAGCAATTGGCTGGGCTTGTTTTACAATTTTCGGGTTTGCAGTAAACATTCCGTTCACGTCAGTCCAAATTTCAAGCTGAGTAGCATCAAGAGCTCCGGCGATAATGGCAGCAGTATAATCAGAACCTCCGCGACCAAGAGTAGTTGTAATTCCGTCCAGAGTTAAAGCAATAAATCCGGGTAAAATATTGATTTGTGATTCATTTTGAGCGAAATATTCCTGAATTAATTGGTTTGAAATTTCGAAGTTTACAGCGGCTTTTCCAAAATCAGCATTGGTTTTGATTATTTCGCGGCTGTCTTTGTAAACCACATTTTTATTAATTTGCTGATATGCCTGCGCAATGATGTAAGAAGACAATAATTCTCCAAAACTTAAAATAGTGTCAGCCGTTCTTGGAGATAATTCCCCCAATAAAAAACAGCCGTCTAATAAAGTTTCTAAATGATTGATGATTCTTTTTACGTGACTTAAAAGACTGCTTTGCTCGCTTACGGGAATTAGATCTTTTAAAGTGTCAAGGTGTTTTTTCTCGATTTCGGCAACGATTTCTCTGAAACTTTCATCGTTTGCAGCCGCTTTTGCTGCTGCGAGTTGCAGTAAATCAGTTACTTTACTTAAAGCAGAAACAACCACGACTAATTTATCCTGTTTAGATTTTTGATTTATTATTTCGAGAACGAGTTTTATATTTTGTGCATTGGCAACCGAAGTTCCGCCAAATTTTAATACTTTCATTTTTGATATTTTTTAATAAGGTGCAAAGATTTTGAGTAACAAAGGTTCAAAGGTTATGAACTGTGAACTGAAACTAAAACTGCGACTTTTTTTTTCTTTGTAAATGTTTTTTATGTATCCAATGCCTTTCTTCTTTCATGAAAAAAAGTATAGATAACCAGGATTATATGTAAAATGTATACCCCTAAGGGGTAGTTGTTGTAGTAGAAGTTGTTGTAGCAGCAATTGCAACTCTTGTTTGAGTTGTCATTGTAGATTGATATTTAATGCTGTTACTTTTCATTTTTGATTTTTCAAAAGTACGCCTTTTTATAAAAGTTAAAAATATTTATTGCCTTTTTACGAATATTTTATTTTTTCAAAAGGATAAATTTCAATACTGAGCATTTGTTAAAATTAAATCTTCAAAGTTGTCTTATTCGTATAATTAGCCTTGTTTTTCGAAGATGTTTACTATTATAGAACTGATTTTATTGAATGTTTAACAATGAAAAACAGCGAATTTAGTCTATATATTAAGTAGGAATGTGTTTTTTGAGATTATGATTTCAGAGGTAAAGTAAAGAAGTTTATGGTTTTAATGCAGGTTTTGATTGTGAAATAGGTAAAACTAATAATCTGAAATTGTTTAAATTTTAATTATTATGAACAAATGTTGCTTTTTAATATTGATTTGCTGAATTTTGATGCCTTAAAATAAATATGACATGAGAGAAGTCCATTATATAAGTACTGAAACTTTAACTTTAGAAGATTTACAAGAAATAATTGTTAATCAAAAAACACTTGAATTATCAGAAGAAGCAAAAGTCAATGTTCAAAAATGCCGTGATTATTTAGATAAAAAAATGGCGACGCATTCTGAACCAATTTATGGCATCAATACTGGTTTTGGATCGCTTTATAGTGTGAAAATCTCGAATGAAAATTTATCTAAACTTCAGGAGAATTTAGTAAAATCACACGCTTGCGGAACCGGAGAGGAAGTTCCGGCTGAAATTGTAAAAATGATGCTGTTTCTTAAAATTCAGTCTTTAAGTTACGGACATTCAGGAATTCAGCTGCAAACTGTAAATCGTTTGGTCGATTTTTACAATAATGACATTTTACCTGTAATATATACGCAAGGTTCACTTGGCGCATCTGGAGATTTAGCACCATTGGCTCATTTATCTTTACCATTATTAGGAGAAGGCGAAGTTTATTTTGAAGGAAAAAAAGTGGCTTCTGCCGAAGTTTTAAAACATTTTAACTGGGAACCAATCGTTTTACAGTCAAAAGAAGGTTTGGCATTATTAAATGGAACTCAGTTTATGAGTGCTTACGGAGCTCATATTTTGATAAAAGCATATAAATATTCGTATTTGGCAGATTTAATTGGAACTATTTCTTTGGAAGGTTTTGATGGAAGAATCGAACCTTTTAATGAATTAATTCATTTTATTCGTCCTCATAAAGGACAAATTATTACAGCGCAGCGTATTAATGAATTTCTGGAAGGAAGCGAAATTATTGCTCAGGAGAAAAAACACGTTCAGGATCCGTATTCTTTCCGTTGTATACCTCAGGTTCATGGCGCCTCAAAAGATGCGATTGATTATGTTCGAAAAGTATTCAAGACCGAAATTAATTCGGTTACCGATAATCCTAATATATTTATTGAATCCGATCAGATTATCTCCGGCGGAAATTTTCACGGTCAGCCTTTGGCTTTGGCTTTAGATTTTATGGCAATTGCTTTGGCAGAATTAGGAAGTATTTCTGAAAGAAGAACATACCAATTGATTTCGGGATTGCGTAATCTTCCGGCATTTTTGGTTGATAATCCGGGATTAAATTCAGGATTTATGATACCGCAATATACTGCGGCAAGTATTGCAAGCCAAAATAAACAATTGGCTACACCTTCGAGCGTAGATAGTATTGTGTCTAGTAATGGACAGGAAGATCACGTAAGTATGGGCGCAAACGGCGCTACAAAAGCGTTGCGTGTTATGGATAATTTAGAGCGTATTTTAGCAATAGAGCTGTTAAATGCTTCGCAGGCAATTGCTTATAGAGAGCCTTTGAAATCAAGTGATTTTATTGAAATGTTTTTGAGCAGTTACAGAGAAGTTGTGCCTTTGGTAAAAGAAGACAGAATCCTACATTATGACATTGAAAACACGGTTTCATTTCTGGATAGTTTCCAAATTGAAAATGATTTGTTAACAATGGCTTAACATTGTAAATTATTATTGAAGTAATTTTGCCGTATCAAAAACATAAAAATGTCAATAAACAGTATTTTCCAATTTTTAGTGCCGAAAGACAAAAAATTCTTTCCACTTTTTGAAGAGGCTTCAAGCAATTTAATTGAATTAGCTTCTAATTTACACGAAGCTGTAAACCTTCCATTAAAAGAAAGAGAAGTTCTTTTTCAAAAAATTGATGAGTTAGAGCAAAGAGGAGAAGACATTACACGTCAAACCAATCTTGAATTGAGTAGAAATTTTATTACTCCATTTGACAGAGAGGATATTCACACACTTATTACTTCTATTGATAACGTTGCAGATTACCTTCACGGTGCTGCAAGCAGAATGAGATTGTATCAGGTTGATAAGATTACAAAATCTATCAGAAAAATGACAGAAATCAATCTTGAAGCTTGTCAAAATATTGATAGCGCAGTAAAAGAGTTAAGCAACTTAAAGAACATGAATGTTATTAAAGATGCTTGCGCCAGAATTAACAAATTGGAAAACAAGTCAGATAACGTTTATAACAAAGCAGTTTTTGAAATTTTTGAAAACGAAACAGACGCTAAAAATATTATTAAATATAAAGAGGTGTTATCTGTTTTAGAATCAGCAACAGATAAATGTAAGAGCGTTGCGAACATACTGGAATCTATTTCTGTAAAACATTCTTAAATTCAATTTATTTCATTCTGAAGTTATAATTTATGACGCTACTTATAATTATTATAGTATTAGCCTTAATTTTTGATTACATCAATGGTTTTCATGATGCGGCAAATGCTATAGCAACCGTTGTTGCTACAAAAGTACTAACGCCTTTTCAGGCTGTACTTTGGGCAGCATTTTTTAACTTTCTTGCCTATTGGGTTTTCGGATTTGGTGTTGCAGATACTGTTGCAAAAACAGCTGACACAATGCAAATTGATCTTGTTGTAATTCTTGCGGGAGTTATTGCCGCTATTTGCTGGAATTTATTAACCTGGTGGTTAGGAATTCCTTCAAGTTCTTCACATACTTTAATTGGTGGTTTTGCAGGAGCAGCAGTTGCTCACGCGATAGCTGTACATGGTTTTTCCGGTTATGTTGGTGAAGACGGAGTGACACATTATTGGTACGAAATCGTAAGCTGGTACAAAGCCGGAAAAGATGGCGGAATGCCTTCCGGAGTCCTCATTATTATTGCATTTATTGTATTAGCGCCTTTATTAGGGGCATTAGCATCATATTTAATCTCGATTTGGTTATTAAATGCTTCCCGTAAAGTTATTGGACCTAAAATATTTACAGTTGCTTTAATGATTGCAACGATTTGGTTTGTTTACACACAAATAATCCCGTACGAAGAAATTATAAAAGATGGACATAAACCTCGTTTTTTATCTTCTGTTTTTTGGAGTGTTGCTTTAGAACCACATAATATCAAATGGCTTTTAGTTGCTTTTATTGTATTAACGGTTAGTGGATTTTGTTTGATATTTAGCAGCTTAAATCTTCATCAGGCAGATGCTGCCTTGAAAAAAATGCAGCTATTATCTTCTGCAGCCTTTAGTTTAGGACACGGAGGAAATGATTCTCAAAAAGTAATGGGTATTATTGCCGCCGCAGTTGTTGTTTATTTAAATACACATCCCGGAGTACACATGTCTGAATGGTTAGATGTAGTGCTTCCTTCAGATACTGGTACATTTAAAATGCCGCCTTGGATTCCGTTGGCGTGTTATTCTGCAATTGCAGCCGGAACTTTAAGTGGTGGATGGAAAATTGTGAAAACAATGGGTTCTAAAATTACAAAAGTAACTTCTTTTGAAGGTGTTGCTGCTGAAACTGCCGGAGCTTTGACATTATATTTTACGGAGCATTTAAAAATTCCGGTAAGTACAACACATACTATTACAGGTTCTATCATTGGGGTTGGATTAACAAAACGTGTATCTGCCGTTCGTTGGGGTGTAACTGTAAGTTTGATCTGGGCATGGATATTAACGATTCCTATTTCGGCTATTTTGGCTGGATTGGTTTACTTTATATTGAGCGTATTTATCTCTTAGTAAAATGATATTTGTAAAATGTGAGATGTGAAAATCTGCATTTATCTACATAAATAAAAAGCTGATTTCTTAATTGAAATCAGCTTTTTTTTATTTTCTAAAATTCTTATGATTGTGTTTTCGTTTATAATGTGTTTGTTTTAGATTATTTTTATCTTCAGAAATAACACTAATAGTACCGTCAATTTCCAACATACAAAGCTTTACATCGGTAAAATGCTCTAAACCATGTTCACGCATTGCTTCCTTTAATTCGTCGTGTGAGATGTCTAATTTGCTTAAAGCTTTAAAATCAAGTTTTCCGTCGTGAATTAAAATTTCAGGTTTATCTAAAAGTAAATCGTTGAGCACTTTGTACTTGTGTGTAAGTTTCTTGATAACAAAGTTGATTAAAAACAAAACCAATGCCGCAACCAAACCTCCCCAAAGACTTGTGTCCGGACCAACCATTGCATTTTGAACCGAATTACTAATCAGCAAAATCAAAATAATATCGGCAGTATTTAATTGCGAAAGTTCTTTTTTACCGAAAACCCGCAATGCTATTGTCATGAAAAAATATACAGCGAGACTTCTTAAAGTAATGTCAATATATGGAGGTAATATCATTTTTTTAGAATTTGGATTTAAAAAAAGCTTTGCCAGAGTTTTACACTTGACAAAGCTGCTAAATTAATTATGTGTTATGAAGTTTACATGAACTTATTTATAATATCAATTTAAAATTCTTTTCGATTGCTCTGATCATTTCTCCGGCAATATCTTTATTAGTTGCACCTTCAATTCCTTCAAGACCCGGAGATGAGTTTACTTCCAATAATAACGGTCCTTTTGAAGAACGAATAATGTCGACTCCGGCTACTTTTAAATCCATAGCTTTTGCGGCTTTTATAGCGATCTTTTTTTCTTCGGGGGTAACTTTTATTACAGATGCCGTTCCGCCAAGGTGAATGTTTGCCCTGAATTCTCCTGGCATTGCTTCACGCTGAATTGCTGCAACGACTTTTCCGTCAATGACAAAACAGCGAATATCCTTTCCGTTTGCTTCTTTGATGAATTCCTGAACAAGAATGTTAGCATTTAAACTTTTAAAAGCATTGATAACACTTTCTGCGGCTTTTTTAGTTTCTGCAAGTACAACTCCTTTTCCTTGTGTTCCTTCCAGTAATTTTACGATAAGAGGCGAGCCTCCAACCATTTTAATCAAGTTGTCAGTATCCAAAGGCGAATTGGCAAAACCCGTTGTTGGAATATCGATTCCGCTGTTTAAAAGTAATTGCAGTGAATATAGTTTATCACGCGATTGTGTTATGGCTGTAGCCGAATTTAAAACAAAAACTTTCAAAGCTTCAAACTGACGTGTTAAAGCGCAGCCATAAAAAGTAATACTTGGTCGAATTCTTGGTATAATGGCATCAAATTGATTTAATATTTTTCCACCGCGATAATGAATTTCCGGAGTTTTAGCATCGAGTTTCATGTAACATTCTTTGATATTCAAAAAGTGCATTTCATGACCACGCATTTCACCGGCTTCCATGATTCTTTTATTACTGTATAATTCCGGATTACTGGCCAAAAGCCCGATTCTTAAACCTGAAGTTGCTTTTTCAGAGTTTTGATATAATTCTTTTAATGCTTCGGTTGTTGGCTGTCCTAACATGTATTTTTCTTCCGGATCAACTAATACACGTCCGCTCATGGCTTCACGGCCTAAAAGCATTCTGAAACCCATAGAGTCACGATTAGTCAACGTCATTTCAATTGGCCATTTTACATCACCAATTTTTAAATTTGTCTGAATTACATATCGATGTTCTCTAAATCCGCTGGAACTTTTTACTATTCTTTTGTCTACAAGCGGAGCTTCGCAATGAATAATAGTTTTAATATTATTTTGAATTGGATTAATATCAAATTTAACCCAATTGGCATCATTTTTTATAAAAGGAGCTATGTTTATAGCGTGCATTGCAGAAGTTTTAGCGCCGGAATCGACACGAGCCTTGATTGTAGGGATTCCTAGTTCTGGAAATGAGCACCATTCTTCGCTACCTAAAATGACTTTGTTTTGAAGCATACGTTGTTTTTTATTATAGAATTTAATATTCAAAAATAGCTATTTGCTTTTAATAAATATACGATTTTATCCAAAGAAAAAACCCGTTATGTTATAAAAACGTAACGGGTTTATTATTTCTGTTATAAAATTAAACTATTTTATTGATTTGTTGGTTCTTCTGCTTTGTGTACTTCTACAGAAAGCTCTTGAGAATCATCTTTCAAATCCATCAAAATTTCATCACCTGAATGTATTTTTGAAGTTATGATTTCTTCTGCTAACAAATCTTCAACATATTTCTGAATCGCTCTTTTTAGGGGTCTTGCACCAAATTGTCTGTCAAAACCTTTTTCAGCGATAAATGCTTTCGCTCTGTCAGTAAGACTTAGTTTGTAGCCTAATTCAGCAATACGATTGTATAGTTTCGAAAGTTCAATTTCGATAATCAAATCAATATCATGTTTTTCTAATGCATTGAACACAATTACGTCATCAATTCTGTTTAAGAATTCAGGAGCAAAGGTTTTTTTCAATGCATTTTCGATAATGCTTTTTGAGTTTTCATCAGCCTGAGCTACTTTCGCAGCAGTTCCGAATCCTACACCTTGTCCAAAATCTTTTAACTGACGCGCTCCAACGTTAGATGTCATAATGATAATCGTGTTTTTAAAGTCGATTTTGCGACCTAAACTATCAGTCAAATATCCATCATCAAGAACCTGAAGCATCATATTAAATACATCCGGATGCGCTTTTTCGATCTCATCCAAAAGAACAACACAATATGGTTTTCTACGAACTTTTTCAGTCAATTGTCCACCTTCTTCGTAACCAACATATCCCGGAGGCGCTCCAACTAAACGAGAGATAGCAAATTTTTCCATGTATTCACTCATGTCGATACGAACTAATGCATCTTCAGAATCGAATAATTCTTTTGCTAAAACTTTTGCTAATTGGGTTTTACCAACTCCGGTCTGACCTAAGAAAATAAATGAACCAATTGGTTTGTTAGGATCTTTAAGTCCGGCTCTGTTACGTTGAATAGAACGTGCAATTTTAAGAACCGCATCATTTTGACCAATTACTTTATTCTGAATTAATTCAGGTAATTTGGCTAATTTGTTGCTTTCTGTTTGTGCAATCCTGTTAACAGGAATTCCGGTCATCATAGAAACAACATCGGCTACATTATCTTCTGTAACTTCAATTCTGTTGTTTTTAGAATCTTCTTCCCATTGTTCCTGTGCAACGGCTAAATCTTTTTCGATACGTTTTTCATCATCACGAAGTTTGGCAGCTTCTTCATATTTTTGTTTTTTAACTACCAGATTTTTGTTTTCACGTACTTCTTCTAACTGACGTTCTAAATCAAGAATTTGTTTAGGAACATCAATATTGGTAATGTGCACGCGAGAACCTGCTTCGTCAAGAGCATCGATAGCTTTGTCCGGTAAAAAACGCTCAGACATATATCTGTTTGTTAATTTAACACAAGCTTCAATGGCTTCCTGCGTATAGGTTACATTGTGGTGATCTTCGTATTTGTCTTTTACATTGTTCAAAATGGCGATTGTTTCTTCAACAGAAGTTGGTTCTACAATTACTTTTTGAAAACGTCTTTCAAGAGCTCCGTCTTTCTCAATATATTGTCTGTACTCATCAAGCGTTGTTGCACCAATACATTGAATTTCGCCTCTTGCTAATGCAGGTTTAAACATATTTGAAGCATCCAGAGAACCAGTTGCTCCGCCTGCACCTACAATAGTGTGGATTTCATCTATAAAAAGAATGATATCATCATTTTTTTCAAGTTCGTTCATCACGGCTTTCATTCTTTCTTCAAACTGACCGCGGTATTTTGTTCCGGCAACTAAACTTGCCAAATCAAGCGTTACTACACGTTTATGGAAAAGAATACGTGATACTTTTTTCTGAATGATACGTAATGCTAATCCTTCGGCAATAGCAGATTTACCTACTCCTGGTTCACCAATAAGAAGTGGGTTATTCTTTTTTCTACGGCTTAAAATTTGCGATACACGCTCAATTTCTTTTTCGCGTCCTACAACCGGATCTAGTTTTCCTTCTTCGGCCATTTCTGTTAAATCTCTCCCAAAATTATCTAAAACCGGAGTCTTTGATTTTTTGTTTGACTTATTGGCTGGATTGTTAAAACTACTTTCCTTGAGACTGTCATCTTGTCCTGAATCATCGTTGTATGATTCGTTTCTTGGCAAGTTTTCTAAGAATTCTTCTTCGTTTGGAGTCATATTTAAATATTGTTCTTTAGCTATGTCATAATCTATTTTTAGTTTATTCAACAGCTTGGTTGTTGGATCGTTTTCGTTTCGTAAGATACATAATAGCAAGTGTGCTGTACTAATCGATGAGCTCTGAAATACTTTTGCTTCAAGAAAAGTTGTCTTCAGTGCCCTTTCCGCTTGACGGGTAAGATGAAGATTTTTCTTTTCGGCATTTACTTCAACGCTTTGATTGGCGGGGCTAAGTATTTCTACTTTTCTGCGCAAATGATCTAAATCGACAGCCAGGTTATTAAGTATATGAATGGCTTTACCGTTTCCATCCCTCAAAATGCCTAGCATTAGATGTTCAGTACCTATAAAGTCGTGACCCAAACGTAAGGCCTCTTCTTTACTGTAGGTAATAACATCTTTTACTCTTGGTGAAAAATTATCATCCATAATATATAATTGTATTGTAAATTTAGTGAATTAGTCTTTGAAAAACAAAAACCGTACCCTTCCAAAACTCCTGTCAGCTAATAGACAAAAAAAATAATAATAAAAGCGTTAAAAAACGCTTAATTTATTAACTAAAAAGTAAAATAAAGTTGTTAATAAATCATTGAAATAAGTGTAAGTAAATAGCTGAAAAAATTTCAAAAAACCGTATCTTGGCACGCTTTGAAACTAATATAATTATTAAACATAACAACTTATGTCTGAAGGAGAAAAGTTAATTCCTATTAACATTGAAGATGAAATGAAATCAGCTTACATCGATTATTCGATGTCAGTAATTGTATCGAGAGCACTTCCTGATGTTAGAGATGGCTTGAAACCAGTGCATCGAAGAGTTCTTTACGGAATGTATGACTTAGGAGTAACATCAAGATCTGCCCACAAAAAATCTGCGAGAATCGTAGGGGAGGTTTTGGGTAAGTATCACCCACACGGAGATACCTCTGTTTATGATGCAATGGTACGTATGGCTCAGGAATGGAGTATGCGTTATTTATTAGTGGATGGTCAGGGTAACTTTGGTTCTGTCGATGGTGACAGTCCGGCAGCAATGCGTTATACTGAGGCCAGAATGCGCAAAATCTCGGAAGATATTATGGCAGATATCGAAAAAGAAACAGTTGATTTTCAACTAAACTTTGACGATACTTTATATGAGCCAAAAGTAATGCCTACAAGAGTTCCTACTTTATTAGTAAACGGAGCAACAGGTATTGCAGTTGGTATGGCGACCAATATGCCCCCACACAACTTAACAGAAGTTATTAATGGTACATTAGCGTATCTTGCTAATAATGATATTGAGATCGACGAATTAATGACGCATATTAAAGCTCCCGATTTTCCAACCGGTGGTGTAATATATGGTTATGAAGGTGTTCGTGAAGCTTTTAAAACCGGTAGAGGACGTATTGTAATGCGTGCCAAAGTTGGTTTTGAAGAAGTGGACGGCAGAGAATGTATCATTGTAACCGAAATTCCATATCAGGTTAACAAAGCCGAAATGATCAAACGTACGGCTGATTTGGTTAACGATAAAAAAATTGAAGGTATTGCCAATATTCGTGACGAATCTGATAGAAACGGTATGCGTATCGTTTATATCCTGAAACGTGACGCTACGCCAAACGTAGTTTTGAATACCTTATATAAGTTCACTTCATTACAATCATCTTTTAGTGTAA
It contains:
- the hutH gene encoding histidine ammonia-lyase, which encodes MREVHYISTETLTLEDLQEIIVNQKTLELSEEAKVNVQKCRDYLDKKMATHSEPIYGINTGFGSLYSVKISNENLSKLQENLVKSHACGTGEEVPAEIVKMMLFLKIQSLSYGHSGIQLQTVNRLVDFYNNDILPVIYTQGSLGASGDLAPLAHLSLPLLGEGEVYFEGKKVASAEVLKHFNWEPIVLQSKEGLALLNGTQFMSAYGAHILIKAYKYSYLADLIGTISLEGFDGRIEPFNELIHFIRPHKGQIITAQRINEFLEGSEIIAQEKKHVQDPYSFRCIPQVHGASKDAIDYVRKVFKTEINSVTDNPNIFIESDQIISGGNFHGQPLALALDFMAIALAELGSISERRTYQLISGLRNLPAFLVDNPGLNSGFMIPQYTAASIASQNKQLATPSSVDSIVSSNGQEDHVSMGANGATKALRVMDNLERILAIELLNASQAIAYREPLKSSDFIEMFLSSYREVVPLVKEDRILHYDIENTVSFLDSFQIENDLLTMA
- a CDS encoding DUF421 domain-containing protein, producing MILPPYIDITLRSLAVYFFMTIALRVFGKKELSQLNTADIILILLISNSVQNAMVGPDTSLWGGLVAALVLFLINFVIKKLTHKYKVLNDLLLDKPEILIHDGKLDFKALSKLDISHDELKEAMREHGLEHFTDVKLCMLEIDGTISVISEDKNNLKQTHYKRKHNHKNFRK
- the rimK gene encoding 30S ribosomal protein S6--L-glutamate ligase, translating into MLQNKVILGSEEWCSFPELGIPTIKARVDSGAKTSAMHAINIAPFIKNDANWVKFDINPIQNNIKTIIHCEAPLVDKRIVKSSSGFREHRYVIQTNLKIGDVKWPIEMTLTNRDSMGFRMLLGREAMSGRVLVDPEEKYMLGQPTTEALKELYQNSEKATSGLRIGLLASNPELYSNKRIMEAGEMRGHEMHFLNIKECYMKLDAKTPEIHYRGGKILNQFDAIIPRIRPSITFYGCALTRQFEALKVFVLNSATAITQSRDKLYSLQLLLNSGIDIPTTGFANSPLDTDNLIKMVGGSPLIVKLLEGTQGKGVVLAETKKAAESVINAFKSLNANILVQEFIKEANGKDIRCFVIDGKVVAAIQREAMPGEFRANIHLGGTASVIKVTPEEKKIAIKAAKAMDLKVAGVDIIRSSKGPLLLEVNSSPGLEGIEGATNKDIAGEMIRAIEKNFKLIL
- a CDS encoding ATP-dependent Clp protease ATP-binding subunit; translated protein: MDDNFSPRVKDVITYSKEEALRLGHDFIGTEHLMLGILRDGNGKAIHILNNLAVDLDHLRRKVEILSPANQSVEVNAEKKNLHLTRQAERALKTTFLEAKVFQSSSISTAHLLLCILRNENDPTTKLLNKLKIDYDIAKEQYLNMTPNEEEFLENLPRNESYNDDSGQDDSLKESSFNNPANKSNKKSKTPVLDNFGRDLTEMAEEGKLDPVVGREKEIERVSQILSRRKKNNPLLIGEPGVGKSAIAEGLALRIIQKKVSRILFHKRVVTLDLASLVAGTKYRGQFEERMKAVMNELEKNDDIILFIDEIHTIVGAGGATGSLDASNMFKPALARGEIQCIGATTLDEYRQYIEKDGALERRFQKVIVEPTSVEETIAILNNVKDKYEDHHNVTYTQEAIEACVKLTNRYMSERFLPDKAIDALDEAGSRVHITNIDVPKQILDLERQLEEVRENKNLVVKKQKYEEAAKLRDDEKRIEKDLAVAQEQWEEDSKNNRIEVTEDNVADVVSMMTGIPVNRIAQTESNKLAKLPELIQNKVIGQNDAVLKIARSIQRNRAGLKDPNKPIGSFIFLGQTGVGKTQLAKVLAKELFDSEDALVRIDMSEYMEKFAISRLVGAPPGYVGYEEGGQLTEKVRRKPYCVVLLDEIEKAHPDVFNMMLQVLDDGYLTDSLGRKIDFKNTIIIMTSNVGARQLKDFGQGVGFGTAAKVAQADENSKSIIENALKKTFAPEFLNRIDDVIVFNALEKHDIDLIIEIELSKLYNRIAELGYKLSLTDRAKAFIAEKGFDRQFGARPLKRAIQKYVEDLLAEEIITSKIHSGDEILMDLKDDSQELSVEVHKAEEPTNQ
- a CDS encoding inorganic phosphate transporter, encoding MTLLIIIIVLALIFDYINGFHDAANAIATVVATKVLTPFQAVLWAAFFNFLAYWVFGFGVADTVAKTADTMQIDLVVILAGVIAAICWNLLTWWLGIPSSSSHTLIGGFAGAAVAHAIAVHGFSGYVGEDGVTHYWYEIVSWYKAGKDGGMPSGVLIIIAFIVLAPLLGALASYLISIWLLNASRKVIGPKIFTVALMIATIWFVYTQIIPYEEIIKDGHKPRFLSSVFWSVALEPHNIKWLLVAFIVLTVSGFCLIFSSLNLHQADAALKKMQLLSSAAFSLGHGGNDSQKVMGIIAAAVVVYLNTHPGVHMSEWLDVVLPSDTGTFKMPPWIPLACYSAIAAGTLSGGWKIVKTMGSKITKVTSFEGVAAETAGALTLYFTEHLKIPVSTTHTITGSIIGVGLTKRVSAVRWGVTVSLIWAWILTIPISAILAGLVYFILSVFIS
- a CDS encoding DUF47 domain-containing protein, which encodes MSINSIFQFLVPKDKKFFPLFEEASSNLIELASNLHEAVNLPLKEREVLFQKIDELEQRGEDITRQTNLELSRNFITPFDREDIHTLITSIDNVADYLHGAASRMRLYQVDKITKSIRKMTEINLEACQNIDSAVKELSNLKNMNVIKDACARINKLENKSDNVYNKAVFEIFENETDAKNIIKYKEVLSVLESATDKCKSVANILESISVKHS